The Scyliorhinus canicula chromosome 13, sScyCan1.1, whole genome shotgun sequence genome contains a region encoding:
- the gnl1 gene encoding guanine nucleotide-binding protein-like 1 — protein MPRKKPFSVKQKKKQLQERRERKRQGLPDGVRSSSHSRSGSHDRYEEHTDTSDSESFTLQVRKLNQQPALWKAGEPGYDSNRFRLHLEKESREEIERRKKVTQEKIVELTPEAELEVDIVDIYKPGSVLDFPKRSPWNYTMTKEQLLVQEEKAFREYLEKIYSTFDPVKLSYFEHNLETWRQLWRVLEMSDIVLLITDIRHPVIHFSPALYDYVTREMKRNIILVLNKIDLAPPSLVAAWKHYFEQKFPQLHILCFTSYPREKPGETDPSAVFQKRRRRRRVKTMAVGPKQLLKACETITQGKVDLTSWKEKMERDAANTQHEDLTDEEDEDDAVLVEHQTDSAMEMCVPVDELYKDGILTVGCVGFPNVGKSSLINGLVGKKVVSVSRTPGHTKYFQTYFLTPTVKLCDCPGLIFPSLVDRQQQILAGIYPIAQIQEPYTSVGYLATRIPVPKLLKLRHPDLEEDRPGEQAEAKFTAWDICEAWAEKRGYKTAKAARNDVYRAANSILRLSVDGRLCLCMRPPGYTVQKADWQQHTETLEIAALQEAHRQQSKQSSEDEDEISSSDQEDDEKDHDADEEEEEEEEGSEGGDVGKRHKGAFLSKNKFALLQNDEC, from the exons GGTTACCCGACGGTGTGAGGTCAAGCTCCCatagccggagcgggagccatgATCGTTATGAGGAGCACACGGACACGTCGGACAGCGAATCCTTCACCTTGCAGGTGCGGAAACTCAATCAGCAGCCAGCGCTGTGGAAAGCGGGAGAGCCGGGATATGATTCGAACAG ATTCCGGCTGCATTTGGAGAAAGAGAGCCGGGAGGAGATCGAGCGAAGGAAGAAGGTCACGCAAGAGAAAATCGTGGAGCTCACCCCAGAAGCTGAGCTGGAAGTAGACATTGTTGACATTTACAAGCCGGGGTCTG TGTTGGATTTTCCAAAACGATCTCCTTGGAACTACACAATGACGAAGGAGCAGCTTCTGGTGCAAGAGGAGAAGGCGTTCCGTGAATACTTAGAGAAGATTTACAGCACGTTCGATCCTGTGAAGCTCAGTTACTTTGAGCACAACCTGGAG acctggcgccagctgtgGAGAGTCTTGGAGATGTCCGACATTGTACTGTTGATCACAGACATCAGGCACCCG GTTATTCACTTTTCCCCAGCACTTTATGACTATGTAACCCGGGAAATGAAGAGGAATATTATCCTGGTGCTGAATAAGATTGATCTGGCTCCACCCTCCCTAGTCGCGGCTTGGAAACATTATTTCGAACAGAAGTTTCCTCAGCTCCACATACTCTGCTTCACGTCGTACCCGCGGGAGAAACCGGGTGAGACAGACCCGAGCGCTG TTTTTCAGAagcggaggcggaggaggcgggtCAAGACGATGGCCGTGGGACCGAAGCAGCTCCTTAAAGCCTGCGAGACCATCACGCAGGGGAAAG TGGACCTGACCAGTTGGAAAGAGAAGATGGAGCGGGACGCGGCAAACACTCAGCACGAAGACCTGACTGACGAGGAGGACGAAGACGACGCAGTCCTGGTGGAGCATCAGACGGATTCTGCCATGGAAATGTGCGTGCCAGTGGATGAACTGTACAAGGATGGCATCCTCACCGTGGGCTGTGTGG GATTTCCCAACGTGGGCAAGTCGTCTCTCATTAAtggcctggtggggaagaaggtggtgAGCGTGTCCCGTACCCCGGGTCACACAAAGTATTTCCAGACCTACTTCCTGACTCCCACCGTCAAGCTCTGCGACTGCCCGGGTCTCATCTTCCCGTCACTGGTGGACCGTCAGCAGCAG ATTCTTGCCGGAATTTATCCGATAGCACAGATTCAGGAGCCTTACACCTCGGTTGGCTACCTGGCCACGAGGATTCCTGTACCGAAGCTGCTGAAGCTCAGACACCCCGACTTGGAGGAAGACAGGCCTGGGGAGCAGGCTGAGGCCAAGTTCACAGCCTGGGACATCTGTGAAG cctgggCAGAGAAGAGAGGTTACAAGACAGCTAAAGCTGCACGGAATGATGTGTACAGAGCGGCGAACAGCATCCTTCGACTGTCAGTAGATGGGCGCCTGTGTCTGTGCATGAGACCCCCAGGCTACACCGTGCAGAAAG CGGACTGGCAGCAACACACTGAGACGCTGGAGATTGCAGCCCTTCAGGAGGCGCACAGGCAACAGAGCAAGCAGAGCTCCGAAGACGAGGACGAGATCTCCAGCTCCGATCAGGAGGATGACGAGAAAGACCACGACGCAgacgaggaagaggaggaggaggaagagggaagcgagggtggggatgtgggtaaAAGGCACAAGGGAGCCTTCCTCAGCAAGAACAAGTTTGCTCTTCTCCAAAATGATGAGTGTTGA